The Fervidobacterium gondwanense DSM 13020 genome has a segment encoding these proteins:
- a CDS encoding response regulator: MSSKILIVDDSKTTRNYLAHILRFAGYEVLEAVDGSQAIEILVSHPQNSSIRCIITDINMPVLDGITMIKRIRKELSLNLPIIVVTTVDERNEQRVARNLVQVPT, encoded by the coding sequence ATGAGCTCTAAAATCCTGATTGTCGATGATTCCAAAACTACAAGAAACTACCTTGCGCATATACTTAGATTCGCAGGTTATGAGGTTTTAGAAGCCGTGGATGGTTCACAGGCTATTGAAATATTGGTATCACACCCACAGAATTCATCAATAAGGTGTATAATCACCGATATAAACATGCCGGTACTCGACGGCATAACTATGATAAAAAGAATACGAAAAGAGCTGTCGCTTAATTTACCGATAATAGTTGTTACCACTGTAGATGAAAGGAATGAACAAAGAGTTGCCAGGAATCTGGTGCAAGTGCCTACGTAA